Proteins encoded within one genomic window of Deinococcus aerophilus:
- a CDS encoding endo alpha-1,4 polygalactosaminidase: MPETTAAQPASVTLEAEDAAEALGPQDVVNPRNSKAGEVIKDSAARGKRAVRLSASDSMLTFVVPWYTETEHSRVQVHARGEAFQGNPVVALMRGDQELARVELKNAAYDAQDLGTFALSARDRLSLRLVNGEGSKTRAAVIDYLIVEEVVSASVAPTPTPAVPTPTPTPTPTPSTPKPTPTPTPTPTPPSPKPTPVPTPTPTPTPTPTPPAPTPAPAPTTPGGIKLPPTGKVSWDWQIGASGDANIVAPAGVKLMDIDGFGASAAKVAALNAQGIYTVCYINAGSYQPGLPDSAQYPAYLKIQADPGWPGEYFLDINDVWKPNSVLADILNKRFKMCADKGFAALEPDNLQNDENVSGGRITTQQQIDFNGWVADRAHAYGLAVFQKNGPDKILLKDRTGKMMVEKFDGILNEECQQYNECGPLAEYVKRGKLALNTEYGKNVALDCALSNKLNINSIKRDLGLKGSGMSGYVRESCN; the protein is encoded by the coding sequence GTGCCCGAGACCACCGCGGCGCAGCCTGCCAGCGTGACCCTGGAGGCCGAGGACGCCGCCGAGGCCCTGGGGCCGCAGGACGTGGTCAATCCCCGCAACTCCAAGGCCGGAGAGGTGATCAAGGACTCCGCGGCCCGCGGCAAGCGTGCGGTGCGCCTGTCGGCTTCGGACAGCATGCTGACCTTTGTTGTTCCCTGGTACACCGAGACCGAACACTCCCGCGTGCAGGTGCATGCCCGCGGCGAGGCGTTCCAGGGCAACCCGGTGGTTGCGCTGATGCGCGGCGATCAGGAGCTGGCGCGCGTGGAACTGAAGAATGCGGCCTACGACGCCCAGGACCTCGGCACCTTTGCCCTGAGCGCCCGCGACCGTCTGAGCCTGCGTCTGGTCAACGGTGAGGGCAGCAAGACCCGCGCCGCCGTGATCGACTACCTGATCGTCGAAGAGGTGGTTTCGGCCTCCGTGGCCCCGACCCCGACCCCGGCGGTCCCCACGCCGACGCCAACCCCGACCCCCACGCCTTCTACGCCCAAGCCCACCCCCACGCCAACCCCGACCCCTACGCCTCCTTCGCCCAAGCCGACGCCGGTGCCCACGCCGACCCCGACTCCTACGCCCACCCCCACTCCTCCGGCCCCGACTCCTGCTCCGGCCCCCACGACGCCGGGCGGCATCAAGCTGCCCCCCACCGGCAAGGTGTCCTGGGACTGGCAGATCGGCGCTTCGGGTGACGCCAACATCGTGGCTCCGGCGGGCGTGAAGCTCATGGACATTGACGGCTTCGGCGCCTCGGCCGCCAAGGTGGCCGCGCTCAACGCGCAGGGCATCTACACGGTGTGCTACATCAACGCGGGCAGCTACCAGCCCGGCCTGCCGGACTCGGCGCAGTATCCGGCCTACCTGAAGATTCAGGCCGATCCCGGCTGGCCCGGCGAGTACTTCCTGGACATCAATGACGTCTGGAAGCCCAACTCGGTGCTGGCCGACATCCTGAACAAGCGCTTCAAGATGTGCGCCGATAAGGGCTTCGCCGCGCTGGAACCCGACAACCTGCAAAACGATGAGAACGTGAGCGGCGGGCGCATCACCACGCAGCAGCAGATCGACTTCAACGGCTGGGTGGCCGACCGCGCCCACGCCTACGGCCTGGCTGTGTTCCAGAAGAACGGCCCCGACAAGATTCTGCTCAAGGACCGTACCGGCAAGATGATGGTCGAGAAATTCGACGGCATCCTGAACGAGGAGTGCCAGCAGTACAACGAGTGCGGACCGCTGGCCGAGTACGTCAAGCGCGGCAAGCTGGCGCTGAACACCGAGTACGGCAAGAACGTGGCGCTGGACTGCGCCCTGTCCAACAAGCTCAACATCAACTCCATCAAGCGGGACCTGGGCCTCAAGGGCAGTGGCATGAGCGGCTACGTCCGCGAGAGCTGCAACTGA
- a CDS encoding NADH-quinone oxidoreductase subunit N codes for MNVELTVPDVALLPLLPILLVLAGALLSTLLGFWVARRTLTILNIVALLFSGASMITLWNGGLTAFAGGLQADNAAILLGLTILVGTLMTLLVSLDTAWRARVSFPEFDAMLMYAVTGCLLIVFSGDLIVMLIGLEIMSLSGYVLATLQNSRRAEESGLKYFLLGAVGSAILIYGIAFVYGATGSLNYAAIAARVGAVSNLTPENVGILVGGSLLLLAGFAFKIALVPFHQWTPDVYSGAPTTVSLFLSTVVKVAAFAGMLRVFGGALNDAPGWASTLQILTAATLIIGNTAALFQTNFKRMLAYSAVAHTGFLAMCLLGTPELGGAALAYYLLVYTLMTAAALAVVAALQRSEAGLEISDMRGLYYRHPGYTVALAVCLASLAGLPPFAGFFGKYLAFQAAFQNGYVWLSVLAAVTSVAALVYYLRPAMLMFMPDRTPAREYAHGQRFPTTLTVALGVAGVTLLGILPNVWYSWVTNPGIWQFLAGR; via the coding sequence ATGAATGTCGAACTGACCGTTCCCGATGTCGCCCTGCTGCCCCTGCTGCCGATCCTGCTGGTGCTGGCGGGCGCGCTGCTCAGCACGCTGCTCGGCTTCTGGGTGGCGCGGCGCACCCTGACCATCCTCAACATCGTGGCGCTGCTGTTCTCGGGGGCGAGCATGATCACCCTGTGGAACGGCGGCCTCACCGCCTTTGCCGGGGGTCTGCAGGCCGACAACGCCGCCATTCTGCTGGGCCTGACCATTCTGGTGGGCACCCTGATGACGCTGCTCGTGTCGCTGGACACCGCGTGGCGTGCGCGGGTGAGCTTCCCGGAATTCGACGCCATGCTGATGTACGCGGTGACCGGCTGCCTGCTGATCGTCTTCTCCGGCGACCTGATCGTGATGCTGATCGGGCTGGAGATCATGAGTCTGTCGGGCTACGTCCTGGCCACGTTGCAGAACTCGCGCCGCGCCGAAGAATCCGGCCTGAAGTATTTCCTGCTGGGCGCCGTGGGCAGCGCCATCCTGATCTACGGCATCGCCTTCGTGTACGGCGCGACCGGCAGCCTGAACTACGCGGCCATCGCTGCCCGCGTGGGCGCGGTGAGCAACCTGACCCCCGAGAACGTGGGCATTCTGGTCGGCGGCAGCCTGCTGCTGCTGGCGGGCTTCGCCTTCAAGATCGCGCTGGTTCCCTTTCACCAGTGGACCCCGGACGTGTACAGCGGCGCCCCCACCACCGTCTCGCTGTTTCTGAGCACGGTGGTCAAGGTGGCCGCCTTTGCCGGCATGCTGCGCGTGTTCGGCGGCGCCCTGAACGACGCGCCCGGCTGGGCGAGCACCCTGCAGATCCTGACCGCCGCCACCCTGATCATCGGCAACACGGCGGCGCTGTTCCAGACCAACTTCAAACGCATGCTGGCGTACTCGGCGGTGGCCCACACCGGCTTTCTCGCCATGTGCCTGCTGGGCACCCCGGAACTGGGCGGCGCGGCACTGGCGTACTACCTGCTCGTCTACACCCTGATGACGGCCGCCGCCCTGGCCGTGGTGGCCGCCCTGCAGCGCAGCGAGGCGGGCCTGGAAATTTCCGACATGCGCGGTCTGTACTACCGCCACCCCGGCTACACGGTGGCGCTGGCGGTGTGCCTGGCGTCTCTGGCGGGCCTGCCGCCGTTTGCGGGCTTCTTCGGCAAATACCTGGCGTTCCAGGCGGCCTTCCAGAACGGATACGTGTGGCTCAGCGTGCTCGCCGCAGTCACCAGTGTGGCCGCGCTGGTGTACTACCTGCGCCCCGCCATGCTGATGTTCATGCCCGACCGCACTCCGGCGCGTGAGTACGCCCACGGCCAGCGCTTCCCGACCACCCTGACCGTGGCGCTGGGCGTGGCGGGCGTTACGCTGCTGGGCATCCTGCCCAACGTGTGGTACAGCTGGGTCACCAATCCGGGCATCTGGCAGTTCCTGGCCGGACGGTAA
- a CDS encoding NADH-quinone oxidoreductase subunit M: MIDPLWLPTIMIFLPLLGSLLLLATPNRWRDEVAGFLAALTLGVGVMIWYSGGSGLLSLNWIPSLGITYSVELSGVSLALAMVTAFMSFVAILYAARRIPNPGTMLALILAMETGLLGIFAARDLILFYVFFEDALLPSLLMLAIYGKAHRMRALVKFAAYTLFGSLLMLISIIGVRYLGGSPTFALADLRQNLVTGPAQTWLYLGFLTAMAVKLPLWPLHAWLPDFHEQNHDSGIPDVMGTLYKVGGYGLFTFAIPLFPDASLELRPVLMGLAAFTALYAAWIAFGQTDWKRLLAYAGLSHMGFVALGVFSLNETAVIGAMYLLAFQNLYTGALFLSVGMVQERIGSLDTRVGGLMTGAGALGGLTMALWFASIAVPGFAGFIGEFSILLGAYQVSPWLAFAAGLTTIAAAAYALTAFQTTFWQARPLGAVAVRDLYHTEWLILGLPLVIAIFFGVYSAPALNLMQPAVRAVLSALGGR; the protein is encoded by the coding sequence CACCGAACCGCTGGCGCGACGAGGTGGCGGGCTTTCTGGCCGCACTGACCCTGGGCGTGGGCGTGATGATCTGGTACTCGGGCGGCTCGGGCCTGCTGAGCCTGAACTGGATTCCCTCGCTGGGCATCACCTACAGCGTGGAACTCTCGGGCGTGAGCCTGGCGCTGGCCATGGTCACGGCGTTCATGTCCTTTGTCGCCATCCTGTACGCGGCGCGGCGCATTCCCAATCCGGGAACCATGCTCGCCCTGATCCTGGCCATGGAGACCGGACTGCTCGGCATCTTCGCGGCGCGCGACCTGATCCTGTTCTACGTCTTCTTCGAGGACGCCCTGCTGCCCTCGCTGCTGATGCTTGCCATCTACGGCAAGGCCCACCGCATGCGGGCGCTGGTGAAGTTTGCGGCCTACACGCTGTTTGGCAGCCTGCTGATGCTGATCTCGATCATCGGCGTGCGCTATCTGGGCGGCAGCCCGACGTTCGCCCTGGCCGACCTGCGGCAGAATCTCGTGACCGGCCCGGCGCAGACGTGGCTGTACCTGGGCTTTCTGACGGCCATGGCGGTCAAGCTGCCGCTGTGGCCGCTGCACGCGTGGCTGCCCGACTTTCACGAGCAGAACCACGACAGCGGCATTCCCGACGTGATGGGCACGCTGTACAAGGTGGGCGGCTACGGCCTGTTTACCTTTGCCATCCCGCTGTTTCCCGACGCCTCGCTGGAACTGCGCCCGGTGCTCATGGGGCTGGCCGCCTTCACCGCGCTGTATGCCGCCTGGATTGCCTTCGGACAGACCGACTGGAAACGCCTGCTCGCCTACGCGGGCCTGAGCCACATGGGCTTCGTGGCGCTGGGCGTCTTCTCGCTGAACGAGACGGCCGTGATCGGCGCCATGTACCTGCTCGCCTTTCAGAACCTGTATACCGGCGCACTGTTCCTCAGTGTGGGCATGGTGCAGGAGCGCATCGGCAGCCTGGACACCCGCGTCGGCGGCCTGATGACCGGGGCGGGTGCGCTGGGCGGCCTGACCATGGCCCTGTGGTTCGCCTCCATCGCTGTGCCGGGCTTCGCCGGGTTCATCGGTGAATTCTCCATCCTGCTGGGCGCGTATCAGGTCTCGCCGTGGCTGGCCTTCGCGGCGGGCCTGACCACCATCGCCGCCGCTGCGTACGCATTGACCGCCTTCCAGACCACCTTCTGGCAGGCCCGCCCGCTGGGCGCGGTGGCCGTGCGCGACCTGTACCACACCGAGTGGCTGATCCTGGGCCTGCCGCTGGTGATCGCCATCTTTTTCGGGGTGTACAGCGCCCCGGCCCTGAACCTGATGCAGCCCGCCGTGAGGGCCGTGCTGAGCGCCCTGGGAGGCCGCTGA